Within the Pseudomonadota bacterium genome, the region CAGGGTTTTTTTTGAGAAGTGATTCCGGATTGTTTCGACGGAGAGGCGGCTGGCAACCTCTCCGGCATTATGGCCCCCCATGCCGTCGGCAACGATGAACAGATTGCTGTTGGTGTCGATGCCGAAGTTGTCTTCGTTGTTTTTTCTCACCTGACCGATGTCGGTCTTTCCGCTGGAGATCAGCGGCATTTCAGGGTGGCGGAAGAAACTTTTCAGGAAGTTGAGCATATTTTCAAGAGTGTGCTGCCCCGGCATTCTCCGGGGAGTCGGCCACGGCTTTTTTTTTGGGGCGTATGTGCCTGTTAGTCAGATTACTCTACCTGTTAATTTTCCAAACTTCGAGAAATATTTCCCTTTGCTGAAGCGCTGCGCTTCGCAATCAAATTTGTTTGCAGGCTCTTTCCCGCCGGATTGAAACCGCACAGGGTGACGGTTGGTTTTTACGGCAGTTCAGGGGAAAGAGAGTTCATTGACAAGCGTGACCAGAACGATTTTCCCATTCCGGCAGCCCGCCATGAATATATGGGGCCGTGGCCCCCTGGCCAGACAGCAGATCCCGTCTCCCCGGGCATCGAGGCTGAAGGTGGATTTCCCATCCTTCAGATCAAGAACCTCGATGATATCGTTCTCTCCTCCGGTGATCGCGTTTCGGTTGTCATCCAGGAGAAGGGTGTTAGCCGGGTGTCGTTCGCCCAGTTCACTGGACCTGATTATTCTGCCGGTAACGGTTTCTACGGTACAGAGTAAAGCATCTCCGCCGGTCGAAAGAAAATAACGGCTGCCCGGGTTTTTGCTGAGTGACAGGACCGGGGCCGAGTGGCCGGAAATCTCCCGCGTGCTCTGTTGGAAGGGAGGCTGCCAGAAACTGAGTGTACCATTACTGCTGCCTGCAGCAAGAGAAGAGGTGTCGTTCAGAAAAAGCAGGGAGGTGACTCCCTGCTCCTGATGGAAGGTTTTGAGCGGCCGTCCATTTTCAATTGAATAGAGATGAATCGCGCCATTTTGACAGGCTGCCGCGATGTTTTGCGAGATATCGTCAACGGCGATGGCCATGATCGGCGAGTCGTGGGCGATGGTGATCTCCTTTGCCGTGCTTTCGTTCGGGAGCAGCGTGATCTCCCCGTTCGCCGAACCAGTGACGAGATGTCTGCCGTTGGGGGTCAATACCATACAACAGATTGCGGAACTCTTTTCCCTGACAACTTTCCTGGTCTTTCGGCCGAGATCCCAGGTGAGCAAACTGCCGTCTCGGGTGACAAAGAAAATGGTTCTGCTGCCCGGAACACAGGCGAGACAGATCACCGGTGCATCAGACCCCGGAAGGGTGTTCAATCGCTGGATCCCGGCAATGGCCCCTTTTGTTCCCTGTTGCAGAAGGTTTTCATAGGTTCTGGAAAGGAACCGGTCTTTAATGAAATATCGGCTTTTCCAGGTGGTGATCAGGGTTTGTGCGCATTCAGGAAACCGACGGTTTTTCAGATGGCTCTCAATGGTGTTGCGTACCGACTGGAACAGCTGGTTTTCACGGTAGACCTCGGTCGAGTTGGGGGGCAGGCATAGTTTGAACTCCGGGAATTGCGGGTTTTCGCCTTTGCCCCGTGATCTGGCCCATTTCTTGAGTTCGGAAACAAGTGAAGAAAGGATTTTCGGTGAACCAAGCCTTTTGTCGGCAGCCTCGAGGGATCTGATCAGGCGTGAAGGAGCGGTTTTCTGGTTTCGCCAGCCGTAGAGGGCCAGATTGTAGATCGCTTCAATCAGATTGTCGTTCAGCTCCAGAGCTTTGTGAAGGTATCTGCCGGCGCCTTCGATATCGTGCAGTTCGAAGAGAGAGACCGCATGATTGTTGAGGCTTTCCGCTCGCAGGTCGATTTCGTCAAGCCTGGCAAAGGGGCAGGGGACCCTGAAAAACTCGCTGTAGACATCGGTCAGTTCCTGCCGCAGAACTGAGAAATCCTCGAATCGTTCCTCAGGATCATAGGCGACGCATTTTTTCAGAATATTTTTGAGCGAAACGGATAATTCAAAATTCCTGTTGCCGGAGACCGGTTCAGGGATCGGCAATTCGATATCATTTCTGGCGAAGGGTTTGGTACCGCAGAGCATCATCCACAGGCAGAGGCCGAAAGAGTAGATATCAGACCTTTTGTCAACGAGATGGGTATTTATAAACTGTTCCGGTGACGCATAACCCGGGGTCCCCCTGAATCCCTCGGTGGTTTCGGAAATGGCGGGTTGAGTTTTTTTGGATAAGGGTTCTTCGGCTGCTCCGGACCGTTGAAGATCAAGAACTATCCCGAAATCGGTGATTTTCAGCAGCGAATCCTGGGTGATCAGAATGTTCTGGGGTTTGATGTCCCGGTGAATGATCCCTTTGGAATGGGTGAATTCCATGCCGTGACAGAACTGGACGGCCAGGGAGAGGATGTTGCGCAGGTCGCCGAGTCTTCCCGATTGGATCCACTGATTCAGGCTCCCGCCATTGACATATTCGATAAAGAGATGGGGAATGCTGTTGAAGGAGAGAACATAATAACAGGTTGCAATGTTCGGATGCATTCCCATCCTGATCCAGGCGTCGGCTTCCTTGAGGATTCTGCCAGCTGTTTCGCTGTCTTCAAGGAGTTCGGGGCGGGGGGCCTTGATGGCCATTTTGATTCCCCAGCCGAGGTGCTCACAGATGAAGACGTGACCCATGGCGCCGGACGCTTTCTCGCTGATCAGGTAGCGCTCAAGAACAGTGTCGCCGATTTTCCAGGAGACCGAAGGTGGTTCGGAAGAGTCGTCCGAAGGAGGAAAAATTCCTGGTTGTGCCGTTTCGCCAACCCGTTCAGGTGGTGTAATGAAGCGGGTGAAAAAACGGGAAATCTTTTTCAAGGCAGCGCCTTCCGGGGTCTTTTATTCCAGTCGCAGTCTACTCAAATCTCATGGAGTTCTTGCCGGCCATGATAATGTCTCCCCGGTTCAGGGGCTGTTCGGAGGTGATCGGGGTGCCGTTGACCCGCGTTTTTGCCCAGGTGACTTGAGGGATAATATGGAAGCCGTCTTTGCGCCTGCTGACGAAGAACTGGGTCCCTCCGACAAACCAGCCGGAGATAGTGATGTTGCAGCCCCGGTCCTTTCCGACCTTGATGCTGTCGAGGCCCTTGAGCGAGAGTGAGGCGGGGGATCCTTTTCCTTCGATAACGGTCAGGGTTGGCTCATTTTCCCGGGCGACCTGCTGGGAAATGTTTTTTGATTTCCCGCTGACAAAAATCGTTTCATCGTTGTTGTCCATGCTGGCGGCTGAGGAAGCCGAAACCTCATCGGCATTGAGACCGGCGGTAGGTTTGAGTAGGAATTTGCCGACTTCGATCACATCGGTCATGTTGATCGGAACCGCAGACTCAATCCTTTCCCCGTTCACTTTGGTACCGTTCAGGCTGTAGTGATCAGTGATGTAATAGGTCCCGCCTTTCAGTTCGAGAGACGAGTGCTGTCGGGAGATAGCGGTGTTGTCGACCTGCACATCCGCGTCACTTCCCCGGCCGATGGTCAGGCTCTGGCCTTCGCTGATCGTGAAACGTTTGACGATCCGATTATTGAGCAGTATGGCCCATTCATCCATGTTTGTTGACTCCTTCGGGCAAATAAAAATTGTCTTGGGTCAGCGACCCGCTTTCCTCTTTCAAAATTATCATAAAATACCTGCAAAAACTAATTAAAAAAACAAATGATCTCAGGTTTCAAGCGCCGGTTGGAATTATTTCGCCAGATGAATTTTCTATGCCTGTTGTGGTTTACCGGGTGATAAGGCCCGACCGGTTTCATAGATCACTGGCAGGCAACGTGATCTTCTGTGAACATGCAGAGCGAAACACATTCCCCGCAGCTTGAGGTAGACGACTGCAAAGTGACTCGGAGTGTCGCAGATAAGCGCAAGACTTCGAGCTCCCCTTACCGGAGTCTCACGCTGATCGTTATCTGCTGCGGGGTTAGTGAGCGAATCTGATGTAAGTAACCTTCCATACGGAGGTTTCCCGTGACTCGCAGTCGCACTCCGTTTGCTATCTGCCGCGGGGAGCTTCAATAGAGCAAAAACGTTTTGGCCAATCTCGCGAAAGGATGATCTGGACCCTGATCATTGGTTCTCGTGGTGTTTTTATTCTTGAGTTCTCATCTTTTACAGTGATAGACTTTCCTTAAGAATCCATAGATAAACATCATCAGATTTTTCCTGACAAGGGGTATATGACGGACCAAACCGGGCAGCAGCCATCGGAACAGCTGGCGGAAATTTTCTCAAGAATCAATATGAGCGAATTGCCGGCCATGTCCAATAATGTCCGGGAGCTGATATCCCTCACTCATAGCAGCAGGAGCGCCGCAAACGAGCTTGCCAAGGCTATTCTCAAAGACTACTCGTTGACCAACAAGGTTCTCCAGGTTGTCAATTCTGCCTATTATTCATTGGGCCAGAGGGTTACTTCCATCTCGCGGGCGGTGACTGTCCTGGGTCTTGATGCCGTGCGGGATCTGGCCATGGCCATTGCCCTCTTTGAGGATTTCCTCAAGAGCGGGGTGGACAAGGATGGGATTTCCAAGGTGCTCACCAAATCTTTTCTGAGTGCCCTGCAGGCAAAAGAAATCGTTGAAAAGAAGAAAATGAAGGTCTCCAGTGAAGAGGCCTTCATCTGTTCTCTTTTTCATAATCTGGGTCGTATCATTCTCTGCCTGTATCTTCCTGATAAATATTATGAAATCGAAGCCATGGTCGCCACCGGGGTTTCTGAAAAAGAGGCTGCCCGAAAAGTGCTGGACGGAGTTGATCTTGATACCATCGGCATTGAAGTGGCCAGATTCTGGAATCTTTCCGAGAAGGTCGTCGGATCCATGGAGAGCGACCCGGAAGTTCCAAGTACGGCCAATGATGAACGGCTGGTCCTGAAAAATATCGCTTCGTTCAGCAACAAGGTCGTTGACCGGGTCTGCTGCGGCCAGGATCTTGAGCCGCTCCTTGCCAGATATGGACAAATCATCCGAATAGACAAGGAGGAAGCATTCAAGATGATTGACCGCAGTATTGAAGCCTCTGAAGATGTTTCGGATTCAATGCGCTTCGGGCTTGCGAAACTGAAGATCAGAAGCCGTTTGCGGGGCATGGAAAAGGGAGAGCCGCCTCCCGGTCCGAAAAAGCAGGAGGGGGGCGACAAGAAAGAGCTGGCGGAAAAAGAACTGCCGCCGCTGCCGGTCAGCAATGATAAGTCAGTGAACGATTTTGTCAGGGAGATCACCGAAACCCTGACCGGGGATTTTAAGCTGAACGACTTCTATCTGAACCTGCTGGAAGGGCTTTACCGCGGGATCGGTTTCGACCGGGTGATTCTGGCGATTGTCAGCCTGAAGACTGCGAACAAGATCCTTGTCGGCAGATTCGGGCTCGGTGACATCTCCCAGTCGCAGGTTGCCGGTTTTACCCATCCGCTGGTTTCCGACTACCTGATGTCTGAATGTCTGGCCCGGAAAAAGGATGTCACCATTTCCGGGGACAGTCCGGGCGCTTTTCCTGAAAATCTGAGGCTGCTGGTAAAGGGAAGGAGGGTTTGTCTGTTGCCCTTGACAATCAACAACAAACCCATCGGTATGATTTATATGGACCGATTGGCCGGACGGCCGGAGTTAACCGAAGAACAATATCGATCGGCAAGGCTGCTGCGGGATCTAGCGATCATGGCCATTCAGAAGATGATGATGCGGTAGATTGAACATGCACAGCGAAACGCATTCCCCGCAGCTCGAAGTCTCACGCTGCTCGCTATCTGCTGCGGGGTTAGTGAGCGAATCTGATGCAAGCAACCTTCCATACGGAGATTCCCCGTGGCTCGAAGTCTAGCGCCTATCTGCCAAGGGGAGCTTCAATCAGAGCTTTTCAAGTTTTTCGACGTTTCCGAGCATTTCCCTGGCTTTCACCTTCAGAGGGTCATCGGCGGGTAACTTCTTGATGGCCTCATTCAGATGATATTTCGCATTTTCGGTGTTCCCCTCAAGGAAGCTTAAAACACCGGTGTGGTAATGGCTTTTTCCCAGCAGGCCCCTGGTGGCGTAATTCTGGCTCAGGTGGTAGTGGAGGCGGCCGAATGCAGGGATGCGCCTCAGGAGCTCTTCGTACAGTTCGATGGCCCGGTCGATTTTGCCTTCCTGCTCCAGGGTCCGGGCGAGATGATATCCGGTGAATGCATCGTCCCGGTCTGCTTTGCGGGCCTCTTCCAGCAATGACAAGGCTTTGGCATGGTTTCCCTGGCGGGAGAAGATCACCGCCAGGTCAGCAAGCAGGACAGGTTTATCCGGATAATGGTCGATGACCTCCTGAAGGTATTTCTCGGCGCTGCTGAAATTTCCCTCTTCAAGACTTCCCAGGGCAAGTCCGTAATGGGCCATGAAAGAAGGGTCTTTTCCCTGTCTGATCTGCTGCCTGAGACGGGGCATGATTTCCGCAGGGGATTTGATGGTGCTCAAAATCCGGTAGCGGATCCGGTGAAAAGAAAAATCCTTTCTGCCCCTGTCAGTCTCTATTATTCCGGAACTGCTGAGGAGGTCCTGAACATATCCCATCCTCATGGCCGGATCTGGATGGGTAAGCAGGTAGGGTGGCACCTTGCCCATTTTCAGAATCGAGATGCGGCGCATTTTGCTTAACATGCTCAACATGGCCCAGGGGTCTCTTCCCATGGCAGTCATCCAGGTAAAAGCCATCCGGTCGGCTTCTTCCTCATTTGCCCGGCTGAATTTAAGGTTCATGGAGGCGCCGGTCGCGAGGCCTCCCGCAATAACCGCCTCCGACATCGGGCCGCCTCCCATGGCGATTCCTGCCAGGACAAGAGCCACGGTGCCGATATTGACTTTGGTGGCCTTGTCGATCCGGTCGGCGATATGCCGATTGGCGACATGGGCGCATTCATGGGCGAGGACACCGACCAGTTCGTCCTCGTTATCCATGTGATCTATGAGGCCGGAATGCATGAATATAAGCCCGGAAGGGGCTGCAAAGGCGTTGAATTCCTTGTCGTCGATGACGAAGAACTGATAGTCGAAGAACTGGGGCCCGGCCACTTTAAGAACTTCGCGGCCGAGTTCACTGATGTATTGAACGACGTCGGGTTCGTCGACGAGCTTGAACGCTTTGCGGACCTCACTCATCATTTTTTCTCCGACTTTGCGTTCATCTCCAACCGAGAATGCCTGCGGAGGAACGAGCAATAGCGGCTCGGCAAGGATGACGGTCAGAAAAATCCCGAGAATGATGCAACTGAATCCTGCCGGGAAGTATGGATGTCGGGATCGGGAGATCATTTTTACTGAAGTAGAGCCTCTGCTGTGTTGTTCTTGCTGCTATAAAAGTTTTTTCCTTTCGCCGGAATGGAGTTGCGACTTTGCCGATTGATGCCATCTGCTGGAAGGGACTTTGCCGGGAATTTGCACATTCTTTCACTATAACGCGCAAGTTTCGTAAAAGCATCACCTGATTGAAGAAACGTCCTGCCTGCGCTTCCTGTAATGATTCCTGAAAGTCGTTGTCCATTCGCTTCATCCGCCCGGTATCCGGGCCGCGCATCATTTTGAAAGGAATCGCTTTCTGGGAATATCATGGCATATTGCAATCTTTAATGAATGAGGTATAGAAGAGTCATGCTGATCGAATTGAAGATAAAAAATCTGGCCCTGATCTCCTCGCTCGACATCGGATTTGGTGATGGCCTGACCGTGATGACCGGGGAGACCGGTGCCGGAAAATCCATTATTCTCCAGGCCGTGAATCTGCTTTATGGCGAAAAAGCGGCTGGCGGGTGGGTGCGAAACGGAGCGGAGAGCGCTGTTGTTGAAGCGTTGTTTTCTTGTGCTGAAGGTTCTCCGGTTGTCGATCTGCTCGTCGGG harbors:
- a CDS encoding M48 family metalloprotease, encoding MMSEVRKAFKLVDEPDVVQYISELGREVLKVAGPQFFDYQFFVIDDKEFNAFAAPSGLIFMHSGLIDHMDNEDELVGVLAHECAHVANRHIADRIDKATKVNIGTVALVLAGIAMGGGPMSEAVIAGGLATGASMNLKFSRANEEEADRMAFTWMTAMGRDPWAMLSMLSKMRRISILKMGKVPPYLLTHPDPAMRMGYVQDLLSSSGIIETDRGRKDFSFHRIRYRILSTIKSPAEIMPRLRQQIRQGKDPSFMAHYGLALGSLEEGNFSSAEKYLQEVIDHYPDKPVLLADLAVIFSRQGNHAKALSLLEEARKADRDDAFTGYHLARTLEQEGKIDRAIELYEELLRRIPAFGRLHYHLSQNYATRGLLGKSHYHTGVLSFLEGNTENAKYHLNEAIKKLPADDPLKVKAREMLGNVEKLEKL
- a CDS encoding HDOD domain-containing protein, yielding MTDQTGQQPSEQLAEIFSRINMSELPAMSNNVRELISLTHSSRSAANELAKAILKDYSLTNKVLQVVNSAYYSLGQRVTSISRAVTVLGLDAVRDLAMAIALFEDFLKSGVDKDGISKVLTKSFLSALQAKEIVEKKKMKVSSEEAFICSLFHNLGRIILCLYLPDKYYEIEAMVATGVSEKEAARKVLDGVDLDTIGIEVARFWNLSEKVVGSMESDPEVPSTANDERLVLKNIASFSNKVVDRVCCGQDLEPLLARYGQIIRIDKEEAFKMIDRSIEASEDVSDSMRFGLAKLKIRSRLRGMEKGEPPPGPKKQEGGDKKELAEKELPPLPVSNDKSVNDFVREITETLTGDFKLNDFYLNLLEGLYRGIGFDRVILAIVSLKTANKILVGRFGLGDISQSQVAGFTHPLVSDYLMSECLARKKDVTISGDSPGAFPENLRLLVKGRRVCLLPLTINNKPIGMIYMDRLAGRPELTEEQYRSARLLRDLAIMAIQKMMMR
- a CDS encoding protein kinase encodes the protein MKKISRFFTRFITPPERVGETAQPGIFPPSDDSSEPPSVSWKIGDTVLERYLISEKASGAMGHVFICEHLGWGIKMAIKAPRPELLEDSETAGRILKEADAWIRMGMHPNIATCYYVLSFNSIPHLFIEYVNGGSLNQWIQSGRLGDLRNILSLAVQFCHGMEFTHSKGIIHRDIKPQNILITQDSLLKITDFGIVLDLQRSGAAEEPLSKKTQPAISETTEGFRGTPGYASPEQFINTHLVDKRSDIYSFGLCLWMMLCGTKPFARNDIELPIPEPVSGNRNFELSVSLKNILKKCVAYDPEERFEDFSVLRQELTDVYSEFFRVPCPFARLDEIDLRAESLNNHAVSLFELHDIEGAGRYLHKALELNDNLIEAIYNLALYGWRNQKTAPSRLIRSLEAADKRLGSPKILSSLVSELKKWARSRGKGENPQFPEFKLCLPPNSTEVYRENQLFQSVRNTIESHLKNRRFPECAQTLITTWKSRYFIKDRFLSRTYENLLQQGTKGAIAGIQRLNTLPGSDAPVICLACVPGSRTIFFVTRDGSLLTWDLGRKTRKVVREKSSAICCMVLTPNGRHLVTGSANGEITLLPNESTAKEITIAHDSPIMAIAVDDISQNIAAACQNGAIHLYSIENGRPLKTFHQEQGVTSLLFLNDTSSLAAGSSNGTLSFWQPPFQQSTREISGHSAPVLSLSKNPGSRYFLSTGGDALLCTVETVTGRIIRSSELGERHPANTLLLDDNRNAITGGENDIIEVLDLKDGKSTFSLDARGDGICCLARGPRPHIFMAGCRNGKIVLVTLVNELSFP
- a CDS encoding FHA domain-containing protein codes for the protein MDEWAILLNNRIVKRFTISEGQSLTIGRGSDADVQVDNTAISRQHSSLELKGGTYYITDHYSLNGTKVNGERIESAVPINMTDVIEVGKFLLKPTAGLNADEVSASSAASMDNNDETIFVSGKSKNISQQVARENEPTLTVIEGKGSPASLSLKGLDSIKVGKDRGCNITISGWFVGGTQFFVSRRKDGFHIIPQVTWAKTRVNGTPITSEQPLNRGDIIMAGKNSMRFE